A DNA window from Trichocoleus sp. FACHB-46 contains the following coding sequences:
- a CDS encoding type II toxin-antitoxin system YhaV family toxin, with the protein MSVGQPFIVNGWNVFTHSIFLKQIEELLTQVEHLRQKDPTNFQKKNAAKRLAAIAKLAFEVIPQDPTRTEYRQGDTLGDEYKHWFRVKFFQQYRLFFRYHQKSRVIVLAWVNDDNSKRAYGSSTDAYLVFRKMLESGHPPDSWDDLLAEAEAESSRLNEVIQKLLPTEQAE; encoded by the coding sequence TTGTCTGTAGGTCAGCCGTTTATCGTAAATGGGTGGAATGTTTTTACCCATTCAATTTTTCTAAAACAGATTGAAGAACTTTTGACGCAGGTTGAACATCTGCGTCAAAAAGATCCTACTAATTTCCAGAAAAAAAATGCTGCAAAGCGTTTAGCTGCGATAGCCAAGTTAGCTTTTGAAGTGATTCCTCAGGACCCAACTCGTACAGAGTATCGTCAGGGTGACACCCTAGGAGATGAGTATAAGCACTGGTTCAGAGTTAAGTTTTTCCAACAGTATCGGCTATTTTTTAGGTATCACCAGAAAAGCAGAGTTATTGTTTTAGCTTGGGTCAATGATGATAACTCAAAACGCGCATACGGTAGCAGTACGGATGCCTATTTAGTTTTTAGGAAAATGCTTGAAAGCGGTCATCCCCCTGATAGTTGGGACGATCTTCTTGCAGAAGCGGAAGCTGAGTCTAGCCGATTAAACGAGGTAATACAAAAACTTTTACCAACCGAACAAGCGGAGTAG
- a CDS encoding type II toxin-antitoxin system PrlF family antitoxin yields MAPTLNQKSESTLTDRYQTTVPDPVRKFLGLSKRDKIRYDIQPDGQVTISRASQSEDDPVLGQFLDFLAQDIKKNPQHVQAISSELVNRIQSLVANVEFDLDAPLSDEDE; encoded by the coding sequence ATGGCTCCAACATTAAATCAAAAATCAGAATCTACCCTGACAGACCGCTATCAAACTACTGTTCCTGATCCAGTACGGAAATTTTTAGGTTTAAGTAAACGGGATAAGATTCGTTATGACATCCAACCAGATGGACAAGTAACCATATCTCGTGCTAGTCAAAGCGAGGACGATCCTGTGCTCGGACAGTTCTTGGATTTTCTTGCTCAAGACATCAAGAAAAATCCTCAGCATGTACAAGCAATTAGTTCTGAATTAGTTAACCGCATTCAGTCACTAGTTGCTAATGTTGAGTTCGATCTTGATGCTCCATTGTCTGACGAGGACGAATAG